Proteins from one Rubripirellula tenax genomic window:
- a CDS encoding reverse transcriptase domain-containing protein — MTASTIQFITKTRLAELSRQRESLLSQYDAAEAAGRGHDLQCLAKMYDRLKSVRTTESPLHRDLPDLRALFHGVDAPQSLVDFWHEKLLTEIRRGRLRANIVYLFGAFLSEWDESDVQGTPRLNERRAEKTRILKEIVSPNSPPALDLMDSALGGFADHGDKVQAIIVQRLEKSLDLKLGGFDGLHWISANPHYSTDVRLEAKQFQENGALANQLSDAIRVANRDPRLWSWPEQGVCPRILWTRNRWRLYPTIPLVELLSVNHSAGFWSSAIDEGYTNSAIILSIRSRLQKLIDLNAPEVILSNERRMLAMQKDRASLDWYEPIDPWTNEPVLREDEGASVTGVVGMRATRQAELRDASNMGYGYGEGINPMVKLVHTEIELLRAAYPDTPLHVLKIDVRDYFASVPHETLLTMLRGLGMTDAGIDFTQRYLQVPFLTDADQVRAASRGVPMEMGYSHWLCEKLMRLLERFIHSQANVRIIRQLDDLCILGPSDIEVAAAYAAARSFLADVGLTLNDSKSGAVTISGSKHTDLPAGNPRWGVLELTDGGQWQVNKEAFQTYLNDSRKEVDARYAVLAKVLAYNDQLEHLVWGLGLVMDLGDHHRDSANKTLQSFENDFFGSGESIFTGLKSLIETRHRGNLREVPLAWMLWPITAGGIGLRSVTVLCGQYQMAFDVRSAAKKAVPKEASEDWQTKSNAWSEFYDDKNVTLEPANCDESRTMNALVEGFISRGKVISGGEQDGLSPYWRWTLSIFGPEILDKLGTFEFLLTDLVPLQLIHDKLISTDSPTADDV; from the coding sequence ATGACCGCTTCCACGATTCAATTCATCACCAAAACTCGTCTCGCAGAACTCTCGCGGCAACGTGAGTCATTGCTAAGCCAATACGATGCGGCAGAAGCGGCCGGCCGTGGTCACGACTTGCAGTGCCTCGCAAAGATGTACGATCGCTTGAAAAGCGTTCGGACCACCGAGTCTCCACTCCACCGTGACTTGCCGGATCTGAGAGCCCTTTTTCATGGAGTCGACGCCCCACAGTCTCTGGTCGACTTTTGGCATGAGAAGTTGCTGACCGAGATCCGGCGAGGCCGATTGCGGGCGAACATCGTCTACCTGTTCGGCGCTTTCTTGAGTGAGTGGGATGAATCCGACGTTCAAGGTACCCCGCGGTTGAACGAACGGCGGGCTGAAAAAACGCGAATCCTGAAGGAAATCGTATCGCCAAATTCACCTCCTGCTCTTGATCTGATGGATTCCGCGCTGGGCGGATTTGCGGATCACGGCGACAAAGTCCAAGCGATCATTGTTCAGCGGCTTGAAAAGTCACTTGACTTAAAGCTTGGCGGTTTCGATGGATTGCATTGGATTTCAGCGAATCCTCACTATTCAACGGATGTGCGTTTGGAGGCGAAACAGTTTCAAGAAAACGGGGCGTTGGCAAATCAACTCAGCGACGCGATTCGTGTTGCGAACCGTGATCCCAGACTGTGGTCATGGCCGGAGCAAGGTGTTTGTCCACGAATTCTTTGGACGCGCAACCGATGGCGACTCTATCCGACGATACCGCTAGTTGAATTATTGAGCGTCAATCATTCGGCGGGCTTTTGGTCTTCGGCAATCGACGAAGGATATACGAACTCAGCCATCATTCTGAGTATCCGCAGCCGACTACAAAAATTGATCGACCTGAACGCCCCGGAAGTCATCCTGTCCAACGAGCGACGGATGCTGGCCATGCAGAAAGATCGCGCATCACTGGATTGGTACGAACCGATCGACCCTTGGACGAACGAACCTGTGTTGAGAGAGGATGAAGGGGCGTCGGTGACGGGCGTAGTGGGGATGCGGGCAACACGGCAAGCGGAGCTGCGTGACGCGTCCAACATGGGCTATGGGTATGGCGAAGGGATCAATCCGATGGTCAAGCTCGTTCATACCGAAATTGAGTTGCTTCGTGCGGCCTATCCAGACACACCACTTCACGTGTTAAAGATCGACGTGCGTGACTATTTCGCGTCTGTCCCTCATGAGACATTGCTAACCATGCTGCGTGGTTTGGGGATGACGGACGCTGGAATCGATTTCACGCAGCGCTATTTGCAAGTTCCGTTTTTGACGGATGCCGATCAAGTCCGGGCCGCATCGCGCGGTGTTCCCATGGAAATGGGATATTCGCATTGGCTGTGCGAGAAACTGATGCGATTGCTCGAGCGTTTCATCCATAGTCAGGCAAATGTTCGGATCATTCGCCAATTGGATGATCTTTGTATCCTTGGCCCAAGCGACATCGAAGTTGCCGCTGCATACGCGGCCGCGCGGTCGTTCCTTGCGGATGTTGGCTTGACGCTCAATGATTCGAAGAGCGGCGCGGTGACGATTAGCGGCAGCAAGCACACGGACCTCCCGGCAGGGAATCCGCGCTGGGGTGTGCTTGAGTTGACCGATGGTGGGCAATGGCAAGTCAACAAAGAAGCGTTCCAAACGTATTTGAACGATTCGCGTAAAGAAGTTGACGCACGCTACGCCGTGCTGGCCAAAGTACTCGCCTACAACGACCAGCTAGAGCACTTGGTGTGGGGGCTCGGTTTGGTAATGGATCTTGGTGATCATCATCGCGACTCGGCCAACAAGACTCTGCAGTCCTTCGAGAACGATTTTTTCGGTTCCGGCGAGAGCATTTTCACAGGACTTAAGTCGCTGATCGAAACGCGGCACCGGGGTAATTTACGGGAAGTCCCATTGGCGTGGATGTTGTGGCCGATCACCGCCGGTGGGATCGGGTTGCGATCGGTGACGGTTTTGTGCGGCCAGTATCAAATGGCTTTCGACGTTCGATCCGCCGCAAAGAAGGCGGTGCCGAAAGAAGCATCAGAAGACTGGCAAACCAAGTCCAACGCGTGGAGCGAGTTCTACGACGACAAGAATGTAACGCTTGAACCCGCGAACTGTGATGAGTCGCGAACGATGAACGCGCTTGTCGAAGGCTTCATCAGTCGCGGCAAGGTAATTTCGGGCGGGGAACAGGACGGGTTGTCGCCGTATTGGAGATGGACTCTCAGCATCTTCGGTCCCGAGATCCTGGATAAGCTCGGAACATTCGAGTTTCTATTGACCGATCTTGTTCCACTGCAATTGATTCATGACAAACTCATCAGCACCGATTCGCCAACCGCCGACGACGTATAG
- a CDS encoding BPSS1187 family protein — MQFSMNYAFARFANRFIVRMILFGLLTDAINFGAKTCAEDPNPQRYQLQTRASDIDPSTKPHPAIGFLFEEKGKPIDIENASVDTRVESKGKLVIWLMGHNPLLFERLNGYGLHAIQVSYANQWFGKLCQPKPRDGQARGNVRLEAATGQDFSDELDLQKPDGASERAYQFVKWLSTENPQGEWDQFIDSGKATLEWDKVIVAGSSHGSTTAARFAKHQRVDRVVMLCGPRDQDQDWQSLPSATPANRFFGFSHVLDGGWTGDHYCRSWEMLGLHEFGPIVNVDETASPYQNSRRLISAADVGDDAKRAHSAVTPGKASPKSDDGSFLYEPVWRYLFTHPVDALGQPTEEDANCTRVHSQ, encoded by the coding sequence GCCAAGACCTGCGCCGAGGATCCCAATCCCCAGCGTTATCAGCTACAAACGCGGGCAAGTGATATCGACCCGAGCACGAAACCGCATCCTGCAATTGGTTTCTTGTTCGAAGAAAAGGGCAAACCGATTGACATCGAGAACGCTTCGGTGGACACCCGAGTCGAATCGAAAGGGAAGCTGGTGATCTGGTTGATGGGTCACAACCCGCTTCTGTTCGAGCGACTCAATGGCTATGGGCTGCATGCGATCCAAGTCAGCTATGCCAACCAATGGTTTGGAAAACTGTGCCAGCCCAAGCCGCGTGACGGCCAGGCTCGTGGCAACGTGCGTTTGGAAGCCGCAACGGGCCAGGACTTCAGCGACGAGTTGGATCTGCAAAAACCGGACGGAGCATCGGAACGTGCGTACCAGTTCGTGAAATGGTTGTCCACCGAGAATCCCCAAGGCGAGTGGGATCAATTCATCGACTCAGGCAAAGCAACGCTAGAGTGGGACAAAGTCATCGTCGCAGGAAGTTCGCATGGCAGCACGACAGCTGCGCGATTTGCCAAACACCAACGCGTCGATCGAGTCGTGATGTTATGCGGGCCACGCGACCAGGATCAAGATTGGCAATCGTTGCCTTCAGCGACTCCCGCGAATCGGTTCTTTGGGTTCTCGCACGTCCTAGATGGTGGTTGGACGGGCGATCACTACTGCCGGTCATGGGAAATGCTGGGGCTTCATGAGTTCGGGCCCATCGTCAACGTCGACGAAACTGCCTCCCCGTATCAAAATTCACGCCGACTAATATCGGCGGCCGATGTCGGCGACGACGCGAAACGCGCCCACTCGGCGGTAACTCCCGGCAAGGCTTCACCGAAATCCGATGATGGTTCGTTTTTATACGAACCCGTGTGGCGGTACCTGTTCACGCACCCCGTCGATGCTTTAGGCCAACCAACGGAAGAAGACGCTAACTGCACCCGCGTCCACAGCCAATAG